The segment AATATCATCCGCATTCTCGATCACATGATTGTTGGTAGCGATGTAGCCCTCTGGGCTCACTATCACTCCACTACCCGATCCTACTGATGGTCTTTGCTGGTATTGACCGCCACCTGGGGTACCAAAAAAATCTCTAAAATACTGCTCAAAAGGATCGCGAGAGCCGTTGTTGCTCGTTTGTGTCGCTTTCATCGTACTTCTGATATGCACGACACCTGGTGTCACCACTTTGGCCGCATCCACAAAGTTCATCCCCACTGGTGCTGTAGCAGGTGGCAGGTTGCTATAATTAGAAAATTGAACTCCTTGATTAGCGTTTGCAATCTCTTCTGTTGCGGGCTGTTTGTCTTCAAAAAATTGATAACCTCCTATGGCTACCAAGCCACCTATCAACGAGGCAGCCATCAATCCCATAAAATTTTTTCTTGTATTCATCATCTATTCATTTTGAACCTAAGCAAATAACGCAATTAAAATAAATACGATTCTTTGCTTAACAATATTTAACGCAAAACCCCGACCTTTCAATTTTTCAATCTCCAGAATCGGGGCTTAAACCAACCTAACCTAAACTTACTTTATTGCTATACTTTTCTTTTGTACTTTCTTTACGTCCTTTGGGATCGTAATGTTTAGGATACCGTCTTCAAAGTTGGCATCTACTTTTTCTGCATCGATACTGTCTGGCAATTGAAATGACCTCTTGAACGAACCATATCTTGTTTCCACGCTATGGAAGTTCTTTTTGGTTTTTTCTTCCTCAAATTTTCTTTCTCCAGACACGGTCAACACACCGTTGTTTAATTCTATGTTGATATCAGGTTTTTTAAACCCAGCCAATGCGAATTGCAAATCAAAAGCACTTTCGCTCTCAGAGATATCTACCTGAGGCACAAAGGCTCTTTCTTGTGGTAATTCTGTCTTAAAAAACTTGTCATTGAAAATATCATCAAAGAAGCTATTGACACCTTGTGTTCTAGTTCTTGCAGGATTGTATGTTATAAGTGACATTGTTTTATAATTTTTAGTTGTACATCAATTTTTGATAGGATATTAGAAAAATTAGTGCCAAGACAAAAAAACAAATCAAAAACTGTCATAATGACCTGTTTTTAGTTGTTATCACAAAAAACACTGTCTTTATGTCTTGATTAATAGGTTAAAGTGTCAATTCCCAAACTCCGTTTGTACTTTTACACCATAAAAAGAAACCAACCAGTCGTGCAGAATCCAGTGGCATAATCAAAGACATAAAAAAGAATTTTTTTTCCTGTTAATATTGTGGTTTTAAAATATAGCTGCTAATATTGCACTCCCAAAATCAATGAGTCAAACGATGACTCAAGATTCATTCCTCTTTAGCTCAGTTGGTTAGAGCATTTGACTGTTAATCAAAGGGTCCTTGGTTCGAGCCCAAGAAGAGGAGCAAAAGTCGTTGAAACAATGTTTCAACGACTTTTTTGTTTACGGCAATCTTAGTTTTCATCTACTTATAGATTCCGCCAAGTTGTAGAACTAAAAAAGCATAGCTCCCATCACTTCACGACGAATTACACATTGCCCTAGCTTGATCACTTTGCCAATACGGCTCTGATTGGTGTGCTTTCAGAAAACATTCTACTAAAGCAAAAAACCTGTTCATTCATCACTAAAATGTGATTTTGTCATGATATTGAAGTCATCTGGCAGGATCGTGAAATGAACATACACTTAGTTTGCCAATACATAATAATTAATTTTTCTCAAATGCTGCTGGCTCCAGAACTCCCATTCTGGAGCTTTTTTTATGTCTCAACAAATGAGTTCGGTCTGACTGTATTAGATTTGCATCTAATGAAAAAAGGCGTTCTGTTAGTGAATCTTGGTACCCCGGATAGTCCGAGTGTCCCCCATGTGAGAAAATACCTTCGTGAGTTTTTGATGGATGGTCGCGTGATCGACATCCCTTATATTTCTAGATGGTTATTGATCAACCTGATCATCGTGCCCTTTCGTGGACCTAAGTCTGCCAAAGAATACCAGAAACTTTGGGAAGACAGAGGGTCGCCACTT is part of the Reichenbachiella agarivorans genome and harbors:
- a CDS encoding Hsp20/alpha crystallin family protein; the encoded protein is MSLITYNPARTRTQGVNSFFDDIFNDKFFKTELPQERAFVPQVDISESESAFDLQFALAGFKKPDINIELNNGVLTVSGERKFEEEKTKKNFHSVETRYGSFKRSFQLPDSIDAEKVDANFEDGILNITIPKDVKKVQKKSIAIK